In Streptomyces chartreusis, the following proteins share a genomic window:
- a CDS encoding sensor histidine kinase → MATEYGQGYGHGLALHEHGLPEHGGGRRHRLPAGLRAPFEARSWREFGYVLLSLPISILLFVYAITMVSLGAGLLVTFLGIPVLAAGLAGCRGFGALERVRARALLGLEVADPEPLRMRRRGFMAWMGAVLKSGTSWRALLYAVLHFPWAVFSFVVALNVWVYGWALLTYPLWFWVFPMWAGQDGLQIYGDETHSFYLDNPFEITVTALVGLLFTLATPWIVRALTTVDRLLVHGLLGPSTLATRVVELESDRGVVVDTAAADLRRIERDLHDGAQARLVALAMDLGLAKEKLAEDPQAAARMVDEAHGEVKTALQELRDLARGIHPAVLTDRGLDAALSAVASRCTVPVEVQVDLTERPVPAIEGIAYFTVSELLQNISKHSRATWAAVDVWRVENRLMLQVVDNGIGGAATSGGSGLSGLAERLDAVDGILVVDSPVGGPTRVTAELPWRTV, encoded by the coding sequence ATGGCCACGGAGTACGGACAGGGTTACGGGCACGGGCTCGCTCTCCACGAGCACGGCCTCCCCGAGCACGGCGGCGGGCGACGGCACCGGCTGCCGGCCGGACTGCGGGCGCCGTTCGAGGCACGCAGCTGGCGTGAGTTCGGGTACGTGCTGTTGAGCCTGCCGATCAGCATCCTGCTGTTCGTGTACGCCATCACGATGGTGTCGCTGGGCGCGGGCCTGCTGGTGACGTTCCTCGGCATCCCGGTGCTGGCGGCGGGCCTGGCGGGCTGCCGCGGCTTCGGGGCGCTGGAGCGGGTACGCGCGCGTGCCCTGCTCGGCCTGGAGGTGGCCGACCCGGAGCCGCTGCGGATGCGCCGGCGCGGCTTCATGGCGTGGATGGGCGCCGTACTGAAGAGCGGGACGTCGTGGCGGGCCCTGCTGTACGCGGTGCTGCACTTCCCGTGGGCGGTGTTCTCGTTCGTCGTCGCCCTGAACGTGTGGGTGTACGGCTGGGCGCTGCTGACGTACCCGCTGTGGTTCTGGGTCTTCCCGATGTGGGCCGGCCAGGACGGGCTTCAGATCTACGGCGACGAGACGCACAGCTTCTACCTCGACAACCCCTTCGAGATCACCGTCACCGCGCTGGTGGGCCTGCTGTTCACGCTGGCCACACCCTGGATCGTGCGGGCCCTGACGACGGTGGACCGGCTGCTGGTGCACGGTCTGCTCGGGCCGTCGACGCTGGCCACGCGCGTGGTGGAGCTGGAGTCCGACCGCGGGGTCGTCGTCGATACGGCCGCTGCCGACCTGCGGCGCATCGAGCGCGACCTGCACGACGGAGCGCAGGCCCGGCTGGTGGCCCTGGCCATGGATCTTGGCCTGGCGAAGGAGAAGCTGGCGGAGGACCCGCAGGCCGCCGCGCGGATGGTCGACGAGGCGCACGGCGAGGTGAAGACGGCGCTCCAGGAGCTGCGCGATCTGGCCCGCGGCATCCATCCGGCGGTCCTGACCGACCGTGGTCTGGACGCGGCCCTGTCGGCGGTGGCCTCGCGGTGCACGGTGCCGGTGGAGGTCCAGGTCGACCTGACGGAGCGGCCGGTTCCGGCGATCGAGGGGATCGCGTACTTCACGGTCTCCGAGCTGCTGCAGAACATCAGCAAGCACTCGCGGGCCACATGGGCGGCCGTTGATGTGTGGCGGGTGGAGAACCGGCTGATGCTGCAGGTCGTGGACAACGGGATAGGCGGCGCGGCGACGTCCGGCGGCTCGGGCCTGTCGGGGCTGGCCGAACGGCTGGACGCGGTGGACGGGATCCTCGTCGTGGACTCGCCGGTCGGGGGGCCGACCCGGGTCACGGCGGAGCTGCCGTGGCGGACGGTGTAA
- a CDS encoding 2-oxoacid:acceptor oxidoreductase subunit alpha gives MTSQVSSPSEQADEAVVGEQRKPAGTKDVRRLDRVIIRFAGDSGDGMQLTGDRFTSETASFGNDLSTLPNFPAEIRAPAGTLPGVSSFQLHFADHDILTPGDAPNVLVAMNPAALKANLGDVPRGAEIIVNTDEFTKRAMQKVGYATSPLEDGSLDGYSLHPVPLTTLTVEALKEFDLTRKEAERSKNMFALGLLSWMYHRPTEGTEKFLKSKFAKKPDIAAANITAFRAGWNFGETTEDFAVSYEIAPATTAFPVGTYRNISGNLALSYGLIAASRQADLPLYLGSYPITPASDILHELSRHKNFGVRTFQAEDEIAGIGAALGAAFGGSLAVTTTSGPGVALKSETIGLAVSLELPLLVIDIQRGGPSTGLPTKTEQADLLQAMFGRNGEAPVPVIAPCTPADCFDAALEAARIALTYRTPVMLLSDGYLANGSEPWRIPETDELPDLTVQFAQGPNHTLDDGSEVFWPYKRDPQTLARPWAIPGTPGLEHRIGGIEKEDGTGNISYAPANHDFMVRTRQAKIDGIEVPDLEVDDPHEAKTLVLGWGSTYGPITAAVRRLRTAGESIAQAHLRHLNPFPRNLGAVLGRYEKVVIPEMNLGQLATLVRAKYLVDAHSYNQVNGMPFKAEQLAKALKEAIDA, from the coding sequence GTGACCAGCCAGGTCAGTAGCCCATCGGAGCAGGCCGACGAAGCCGTCGTGGGAGAGCAGCGCAAACCGGCAGGGACGAAGGACGTCCGCCGGCTGGACCGAGTCATCATTCGATTCGCGGGGGACTCGGGCGACGGTATGCAGCTCACCGGCGACCGCTTCACCTCGGAAACGGCGTCCTTCGGGAACGACCTGTCGACGCTGCCGAACTTCCCCGCCGAGATCCGTGCCCCCGCCGGAACCCTGCCGGGCGTGTCCTCCTTCCAGCTGCATTTCGCCGACCACGACATCCTGACTCCGGGCGACGCGCCGAACGTGCTGGTGGCGATGAACCCGGCGGCCCTGAAGGCCAACCTCGGCGATGTGCCGCGCGGCGCGGAGATCATCGTCAACACGGACGAGTTCACCAAACGGGCGATGCAGAAGGTGGGCTACGCCACCTCGCCGCTGGAGGACGGCTCCCTCGACGGGTACAGCCTCCACCCGGTGCCGCTGACGACCCTGACGGTCGAGGCGCTGAAGGAGTTCGACCTCACGCGCAAGGAGGCCGAGCGCAGCAAGAACATGTTCGCGCTGGGCCTGCTGAGCTGGATGTACCACCGCCCTACCGAGGGCACCGAGAAGTTCCTGAAGTCGAAGTTCGCCAAGAAGCCCGACATCGCGGCGGCCAACATCACCGCTTTCCGCGCGGGCTGGAACTTCGGCGAGACGACCGAGGACTTCGCCGTCTCCTACGAGATCGCCCCGGCGACGACGGCCTTCCCGGTCGGCACCTACCGGAACATCTCCGGGAACCTCGCGCTGTCCTACGGGCTGATCGCCGCGTCCCGGCAGGCGGACCTGCCGCTGTACCTGGGCTCGTACCCGATCACGCCGGCCTCGGACATCCTGCACGAGCTGAGCCGGCACAAGAACTTCGGCGTACGGACCTTCCAGGCCGAGGACGAGATCGCGGGCATCGGCGCGGCGCTGGGCGCGGCCTTCGGCGGCTCGCTGGCGGTGACGACGACGTCCGGCCCGGGTGTGGCGCTGAAGTCGGAGACCATCGGCCTCGCGGTCTCCCTGGAGCTGCCGCTGCTGGTGATCGACATCCAGCGGGGCGGGCCGTCGACCGGCCTGCCGACCAAGACCGAGCAGGCGGACCTGCTCCAGGCGATGTTCGGGCGCAACGGCGAGGCGCCGGTCCCGGTGATCGCCCCGTGCACCCCGGCCGACTGCTTCGACGCGGCGCTGGAGGCGGCGCGGATCGCGCTGACGTACCGCACGCCGGTGATGCTCCTTTCGGACGGCTATCTGGCCAACGGCTCCGAGCCGTGGCGGATCCCGGAGACGGACGAACTGCCGGATCTGACCGTGCAGTTCGCGCAGGGTCCCAACCACACCCTGGACGACGGCAGCGAGGTCTTCTGGCCGTACAAGCGCGACCCGCAGACCCTCGCCCGGCCGTGGGCGATCCCGGGCACGCCGGGCCTGGAGCACCGCATCGGCGGCATCGAGAAGGAAGACGGCACGGGCAACATCTCCTACGCGCCCGCCAACCACGACTTCATGGTCCGCACCCGCCAGGCCAAGATCGACGGCATCGAAGTGCCGGACCTGGAGGTCGACGACCCGCACGAGGCGAAGACGCTGGTGCTGGGCTGGGGCTCGACGTACGGCCCGATCACCGCCGCCGTACGCCGTCTGCGCACCGCGGGTGAGTCGATCGCGCAGGCGCATCTACGCCATCTGAACCCGTTCCCGCGCAACCTGGGCGCGGTACTCGGACGTTACGAGAAGGTGGTGATCCCCGAGATGAACCTCGGTCAGCTCGCCACCCTGGTCCGGGCGAAGTACCTGGTGGACGCCCACTCGTACAACCAGGTCAACGGCATGCCGTTCAAGGCGGAACAGCTTGCCAAGGCTCTCAAGGAGGCCATCGATGCCTGA
- a CDS encoding winged helix-turn-helix transcriptional regulator has product MTVSGVVGVTASKYDTGEQMCPHRLVLEHVTSRWGVLVLIELLDRPYRFSELRRAIGRVSEKMLTQTLQTLERDGLVHRDAKPVIPPRVDYSLTDLGREAAEQVRGLALWTEERMGEVQKAREVYDARKGGSDQG; this is encoded by the coding sequence ATGACGGTAAGTGGCGTGGTGGGCGTGACGGCGAGCAAGTACGACACCGGCGAGCAGATGTGCCCGCACCGGCTGGTGCTGGAGCATGTGACCAGCCGCTGGGGTGTCCTGGTCCTGATCGAGCTTCTCGACCGGCCCTACCGCTTCAGCGAGCTGCGCCGGGCGATCGGCCGGGTCAGCGAGAAGATGCTGACCCAGACCCTCCAGACCCTGGAACGCGACGGCCTCGTCCACCGCGACGCCAAGCCGGTGATCCCTCCGCGGGTCGACTACTCCCTCACCGATCTGGGCCGCGAGGCGGCGGAACAGGTGCGGGGGCTCGCGCTGTGGACCGAGGAGCGGATGGGGGAGGTGCAGAAGGCGCGGGAGGTGTACGACGCGCGAAAAGGCGGCTCTGATCAGGGGTGA
- the rarD gene encoding EamA family transporter RarD produces the protein MTGKSKGERHIGLLNGFAAYGIWGLFPLFWPLLEPAGSVEILAHRMAWSLVFVAAVLLVVRRWAWAGELIRQPRRLALVAVAAAVITVNWGVYIWSVNSGHVVEASLGYFINPLVTIAMGVLLLKERLRPVQWAAVGVGLSAVIVLTVGYGRPPWISLVLAFSFATYGLVKKKVNLGGVESLAAETAIQFLPALGYLAWLTAQGKSTFTTEGFGHASLLAAAGAVTALPLVFFGAAAIRVPLSTLGLLQYLAPVFQFLIGVVYFHEAMPAERWAGFALVWLALTLLTADAWRAARRLRSAGFRVPRVEKPKSAVVDA, from the coding sequence GTGACCGGGAAGTCCAAGGGCGAGCGGCACATAGGTCTGCTGAACGGCTTCGCGGCCTACGGGATCTGGGGGCTGTTCCCGCTGTTCTGGCCGCTGCTGGAACCCGCCGGGTCGGTCGAGATCCTCGCCCACCGGATGGCCTGGTCCCTCGTCTTCGTGGCGGCCGTACTCCTCGTCGTGCGGCGCTGGGCCTGGGCCGGTGAGCTGATCCGGCAGCCGCGGCGGCTCGCGCTGGTCGCCGTGGCCGCGGCCGTGATCACCGTCAACTGGGGCGTCTACATCTGGTCCGTGAACTCGGGCCATGTCGTCGAGGCCTCACTCGGGTACTTCATCAATCCGCTCGTCACCATCGCCATGGGCGTGCTGCTGCTGAAGGAACGGCTGCGGCCCGTGCAGTGGGCGGCGGTCGGCGTCGGCCTCAGCGCGGTGATCGTGCTGACCGTCGGGTACGGACGGCCGCCGTGGATCTCCCTCGTCCTCGCCTTCTCCTTCGCCACCTACGGGCTTGTGAAGAAGAAGGTCAATCTCGGTGGTGTGGAGTCGCTGGCCGCCGAGACCGCGATCCAGTTCCTGCCCGCGCTCGGGTACCTGGCCTGGCTGACGGCGCAGGGGAAGTCGACGTTCACCACGGAGGGCTTCGGGCACGCGTCGCTGCTCGCGGCCGCCGGCGCGGTGACCGCGCTGCCGCTGGTCTTCTTCGGCGCGGCTGCGATCCGGGTGCCGCTGTCGACGCTGGGGCTGCTTCAGTACCTGGCGCCGGTCTTCCAGTTCCTGATCGGCGTCGTCTACTTCCACGAGGCCATGCCGGCCGAGCGGTGGGCCGGGTTCGCGCTGGTGTGGCTGGCGTTGACGCTGCTCACGGCGGACGCGTGGCGCGCGGCGCGTCGCTTGAGGAGCGCCGGGTTCAGGGTGCCGCGGGTCGAGAAGCCGAAGTCGGCCGTGGTGGACGCCTGA
- a CDS encoding SDR family oxidoreductase: protein MSIVVTGATGHLGRHVVEQLLEKVPADQVTAVVRTPEKAADLAERGVKLAVADYSAPETFDGLFAAGDKVLLISGSEVGNDRVGQHKAVIDAAKAAGVALLAYTSAPGSLTAALADDHRGTETALLESGLPYTLLRNGWYHENYTENLAPVLEHSAVTHAASTGRVSSASRADYAAAAVAVLTGEGHENQTYELGGDVAWSFAEYAAELSRQTGKEIAENPVSVEVFTGILAGAGLPEPVAAIIAGVDASVEKGELVVDSGDLSRLAGRPTTPISEAIAAGLKG, encoded by the coding sequence ATGAGCATCGTCGTCACCGGAGCCACCGGACACCTGGGCCGCCACGTCGTGGAGCAGCTACTGGAGAAGGTCCCGGCCGACCAGGTGACCGCCGTAGTGCGCACCCCCGAGAAGGCCGCCGACCTCGCCGAACGCGGCGTGAAGCTCGCCGTCGCCGACTACAGCGCCCCCGAGACCTTCGACGGACTGTTCGCCGCGGGCGACAAGGTGCTGCTCATATCGGGCAGCGAGGTCGGCAACGACCGCGTCGGCCAGCACAAGGCCGTCATCGACGCCGCCAAGGCCGCCGGCGTCGCCCTGCTCGCCTACACCAGCGCCCCCGGCAGCCTCACGGCCGCCCTCGCCGACGACCACCGCGGCACCGAGACGGCGCTCCTGGAGTCCGGCCTGCCGTACACCCTGCTGCGCAACGGCTGGTACCACGAGAACTACACCGAGAACCTCGCCCCGGTCCTGGAGCACAGCGCCGTCACCCACGCCGCCAGCACGGGCCGCGTCTCCTCCGCCTCGCGCGCCGACTACGCGGCCGCCGCCGTCGCCGTACTGACCGGCGAGGGGCACGAGAACCAGACGTACGAGCTGGGTGGCGACGTCGCCTGGAGCTTCGCCGAGTACGCCGCCGAGCTGAGCCGGCAGACCGGCAAGGAGATCGCCGAGAACCCCGTCTCCGTCGAGGTCTTCACCGGCATCCTGGCCGGCGCCGGGCTGCCGGAGCCCGTGGCCGCGATCATCGCGGGCGTGGACGCCTCCGTGGAGAAGGGCGAACTCGTCGTCGACAGCGGGGACCTGTCCCGCCTGGCCGGCCGCCCGACCACGCCGATCTCCGAGGCGATCGCCGCCGGACTGAAGGGCTGA
- a CDS encoding M28 family metallopeptidase: MKLSVSWRTSAAVAVAAATLLTSGSIAGAAPRAEALAAAPDIPVAGVKAHLTQFQSIATANGGNRAHGRPGYKASLDYVKAKLDAAGYTTAIQQFTSSGRTGYNLIADWPGGDANQVVMAGSHLDSVTSGPGINDNGSGSAAVLETALAVSRAGYHPTKHLRFAWWGAEELGLVGSRYYVNNLSSANRAKISGYLNFDMIGSPNPGYFVYDDDPAIEKTFKDYYAGLGVATEIETEGDGRSDHAPFKSAGVPVGGLFTGASRTKTAAQVTKWGGTAGQSFDRCYHSSCDTTSNINDTALDRNSDAVAYAVWELSE; this comes from the coding sequence ATGAAACTCTCCGTCTCCTGGCGTACGTCGGCGGCTGTCGCCGTCGCTGCCGCCACCCTCCTGACCAGCGGATCCATAGCCGGCGCGGCGCCCAGAGCCGAGGCCCTGGCCGCCGCACCCGACATCCCCGTGGCCGGCGTCAAGGCCCATCTCACCCAGTTCCAGTCCATCGCCACCGCCAACGGCGGCAACCGCGCCCACGGCCGCCCCGGCTACAAGGCATCCCTCGACTACGTGAAGGCCAAGCTGGACGCCGCCGGGTACACCACGGCCATCCAGCAGTTCACGTCCTCCGGCCGCACCGGCTACAACCTGATCGCCGACTGGCCCGGCGGCGACGCCAACCAGGTCGTCATGGCCGGCTCCCACCTCGACAGCGTCACCTCCGGCCCCGGCATCAACGACAACGGCTCCGGCTCGGCGGCGGTCCTGGAGACCGCGCTCGCCGTGTCACGGGCCGGCTACCACCCCACCAAGCATCTGCGGTTCGCCTGGTGGGGCGCGGAGGAGCTGGGGCTCGTCGGCTCCCGCTACTACGTCAACAACCTCTCCTCCGCGAACCGGGCGAAGATCAGCGGCTATCTGAACTTCGACATGATCGGCTCGCCCAACCCGGGTTACTTCGTCTACGACGACGACCCCGCGATCGAGAAGACCTTCAAGGACTACTACGCCGGCCTCGGCGTCGCGACCGAGATCGAGACCGAGGGCGACGGCCGCTCCGACCACGCGCCGTTCAAGAGCGCCGGCGTGCCGGTGGGCGGCCTGTTCACGGGCGCGAGCCGCACGAAGACCGCGGCACAGGTGACCAAGTGGGGCGGTACGGCCGGGCAGTCCTTCGACCGCTGCTACCACTCGTCCTGCGACACGACGTCCAACATCAACGACACCGCCCTCGACCGCAACAGCGACGCCGTCGCGTACGCGGTGTGGGAGCTGTCGGAGTAG
- a CDS encoding response regulator transcription factor, whose product MRVVIAEDSVLLREGLTRLLTDRGHEVVAGVGDGEALVKTITELDGQGELPDVVVADVRMPPTHTDEGVRAAVLLRKAHPGLGVLVLSQYVEERYATELLAGSSRGVGYLLKDRVAEVREFVDAVVRVAQGGTALDPEVVAQLLGRSRKQDVLAGLTPREREVLGLMAEGRTNSAIARQLVVSDGAVEKHVSNIFLKLGLSQSDGDHRRVLAVLTYLNS is encoded by the coding sequence GTGCGGGTGGTCATCGCCGAGGATTCGGTGCTGCTCAGGGAGGGGCTGACCCGGCTGTTGACCGACCGTGGGCACGAGGTCGTGGCGGGGGTCGGGGACGGCGAAGCCCTGGTCAAGACCATCACCGAGCTGGACGGCCAGGGCGAGCTGCCGGACGTGGTGGTCGCGGACGTACGGATGCCGCCGACGCACACCGACGAAGGAGTACGGGCGGCCGTGCTGCTGCGCAAGGCACACCCCGGTCTCGGGGTACTCGTCCTGTCGCAGTACGTGGAGGAGCGGTACGCCACGGAGCTGCTGGCCGGTTCCAGCCGCGGGGTCGGCTATCTGCTGAAGGACCGCGTGGCCGAGGTCAGAGAATTCGTGGACGCGGTGGTGCGGGTCGCCCAGGGCGGTACGGCCCTCGACCCGGAGGTCGTCGCCCAGCTGCTGGGCCGCAGCCGCAAGCAGGACGTGCTCGCGGGGCTCACCCCACGGGAGCGGGAGGTCCTCGGTCTGATGGCCGAGGGACGGACGAACTCGGCCATCGCCCGGCAACTGGTGGTGAGCGACGGCGCCGTCGAGAAGCACGTCAGCAACATCTTCCTCAAGCTCGGGCTGTCCCAGAGCGACGGGGACCACCGGCGCGTGCTCGCGGTCCTCACCTACCTGAACTCCTGA
- a CDS encoding 2-oxoacid:ferredoxin oxidoreductase subunit beta, giving the protein MPETSTEGTGTIEALSLIPKAEARQSMKDFKSDQEVRWCPGCGDYAILAAVQGFMPELGLAKENIVFVSGIGCSSRFPYYMNTYGMHSIHGRAPAIATGLATSRRDLSVWVVTGDGDALSIGGNHLIHALRRNVNLKILLFNNRIYGLTKGQYSPTSEVGKITKSTPMGSLDAPFNPVSLAIGAEASFVARTVDSDRKHLTQVLREAAAHKGTALIEIYQNCNIFNDGAFEVLKDKQQAEEAVIRLEHGQPIRFGTDLARGVVRDAQTGDLRVVNVTPENESQIVIHDAHAASPTTAFALSRLADPDTLHHTPIGVFRSVERPVYDTQMADQLDSAIEQNGKGDLGQLLAGGDTWTVVG; this is encoded by the coding sequence ATGCCTGAGACGTCCACGGAAGGCACGGGCACGATCGAGGCACTCTCGCTCATTCCCAAGGCCGAGGCACGCCAGTCCATGAAGGACTTCAAGTCCGACCAGGAAGTGCGCTGGTGCCCCGGCTGCGGTGACTACGCGATCCTCGCGGCGGTCCAGGGCTTCATGCCGGAGCTGGGTCTGGCCAAGGAAAACATCGTCTTCGTCTCGGGTATCGGCTGTTCGTCGCGCTTCCCCTACTACATGAACACGTACGGGATGCACTCCATCCACGGCCGCGCTCCCGCCATCGCGACGGGCCTGGCCACCTCGCGCCGGGATCTGTCGGTGTGGGTGGTCACGGGTGACGGCGACGCGCTGTCGATCGGCGGCAACCACCTGATCCATGCCCTGCGCCGCAACGTCAACCTCAAGATCCTGCTGTTCAACAACCGGATCTACGGTCTGACGAAGGGCCAGTACTCCCCGACCTCCGAGGTCGGCAAGATCACCAAGTCGACGCCGATGGGTTCGCTGGACGCGCCCTTCAACCCGGTGTCCCTGGCGATCGGCGCCGAGGCGTCCTTCGTGGCCCGCACGGTCGACTCCGACCGCAAGCACCTCACGCAGGTGCTGCGGGAGGCGGCTGCCCACAAGGGCACCGCGCTGATCGAGATCTACCAGAACTGCAACATCTTCAACGACGGTGCGTTCGAGGTCCTGAAGGACAAGCAGCAGGCCGAGGAAGCGGTGATCCGCCTTGAACACGGGCAGCCGATCCGCTTCGGCACGGACCTCGCTCGTGGTGTGGTCCGCGACGCGCAGACCGGCGACCTGAGGGTCGTCAACGTCACCCCGGAGAACGAGTCGCAGATCGTGATCCACGACGCCCACGCCGCATCCCCGACCACGGCCTTCGCCCTCTCCCGCCTGGCCGACCCGGACACCCTCCACCACACCCCGATCGGCGTGTTCCGCTCGGTGGAACGGCCGGTCTACGACACCCAGATGGCCGACCAACTGGACTCGGCGATCGAGCAGAACGGCAAGGGCGATCTGGGGCAGTTGCTGGCGGGTGGCGACACCTGGACGGTCGTCGGCTGA
- a CDS encoding DUF6082 family protein, which translates to MATQTPAARPSRIGSAVMAGLGFLRAPLGRGRRRRQEELLLELLRQLALMTEEMRRANLIQQYRLTVEQLDRAIDDPSLATAMSTLTGLSERQRRQMLFANRQYGVLLMAHRVGVYDWDELVGHLRVLCRNEVFAAYWASTVEHRRSVPSESLESRVGLVVDAMLDDLRDDPDEWWVIGPDLEG; encoded by the coding sequence ATGGCCACACAAACTCCGGCCGCCCGGCCCAGCAGGATCGGTTCTGCGGTAATGGCGGGACTCGGTTTCCTGCGTGCGCCTCTCGGTCGTGGCCGTCGTCGGCGTCAGGAGGAACTCTTGCTGGAACTGCTGCGGCAGTTGGCGCTGATGACCGAGGAGATGCGTCGGGCGAATCTCATCCAGCAGTACCGCCTCACCGTGGAGCAACTGGATCGAGCGATCGACGATCCGTCGCTGGCTACGGCCATGAGCACGTTGACCGGGCTCTCGGAGCGCCAGCGCCGACAGATGCTCTTCGCCAATCGTCAGTACGGGGTGCTGCTGATGGCTCATCGCGTGGGTGTCTATGACTGGGATGAGCTCGTCGGACACCTGCGCGTTCTATGTCGCAATGAGGTTTTCGCGGCGTATTGGGCCTCCACGGTCGAGCATCGACGCAGCGTTCCCAGTGAATCCCTCGAAAGTCGGGTCGGGCTGGTCGTTGATGCAATGCTGGACGACTTACGGGATGACCCGGACGAATGGTGGGTAATCGGGCCGGATTTAGAGGGGTAA
- a CDS encoding VOC family protein has translation MTKEPATAPAPLHWKLVIDCANPQSQADFWAAVLHYEVEDNNALIDRLLELGALPREAVVEFHARLAFRDLVAVRHPDDPYDKDSGTGLGRRLLFQRVPEKKTVKNRLHLDVHTAAGEREDEVGRLEGLGASVLRQVQEPSGAWVVMADPEGNEFCVH, from the coding sequence ATGACAAAGGAACCCGCTACCGCACCGGCGCCACTGCACTGGAAGCTCGTCATCGACTGCGCCAACCCCCAGTCCCAGGCCGACTTCTGGGCCGCCGTGCTGCACTACGAGGTCGAGGACAACAACGCCCTGATCGACCGACTGCTGGAGCTCGGCGCGCTGCCGCGCGAGGCCGTCGTCGAGTTCCACGCCCGGCTCGCCTTCCGGGACCTGGTGGCCGTACGGCATCCCGACGACCCGTACGACAAGGACAGCGGTACCGGGCTGGGGCGGCGGCTGCTGTTCCAGCGCGTTCCCGAGAAGAAGACCGTCAAGAACCGGCTGCATCTCGATGTGCACACGGCGGCCGGGGAACGCGAGGACGAGGTCGGGCGGCTGGAAGGGCTGGGAGCGAGCGTGCTGCGGCAGGTGCAGGAACCGTCCGGGGCGTGGGTGGTGATGGCGGACCCGGAGGGCAACGAGTTCTGCGTGCACTGA
- a CDS encoding tetratricopeptide repeat protein — protein sequence MPRLSRAKKREQKHAAAAQVAAPIDVHVPVAGPGAGGASIGGVPVMAAPGEEIQHVVLAHLQRIARAGGHPVHATVHDERIGYVVPLLVEEDGSSRFTAEPVRTGPPAAQAIAVAPAAERPALPAPPPSTDPAPTPGGAGSQAPSAEPHHDKPTHVLRPLPGPAQDASPTYRLRALPEPVRDAAPGTVAPPLGEFGPPPVMDAPLNPKPTPTPGPEARPEPADAPPPQPSTRIPVSDPTPLPVPTPAAKTAPGPDPHPRPHPHSHVHPDPASDPDPKPAPPRGFDAVAEAVLGDPQGGATADASPFGVSMARINDAVAAGRTAEAAELAERTVAEASAVLGPQHAEVLRIRELGAYIAYLAGEPERAFALALDVARRHHSARDAEAAYGSLHGAATAWRAVRDPAQGLHMGRDLLGLWDELAAEGGPAADDIEELEAARARMDRLAARAAKSTEPPTG from the coding sequence ATGCCTCGACTGAGCCGCGCGAAGAAGCGGGAACAGAAACACGCCGCCGCGGCCCAGGTGGCCGCGCCGATCGACGTACACGTCCCCGTCGCCGGTCCGGGCGCGGGCGGCGCGTCCATCGGCGGCGTCCCCGTCATGGCGGCCCCGGGCGAGGAGATCCAGCACGTCGTCCTGGCCCACCTCCAGCGCATCGCCCGCGCCGGCGGCCACCCCGTGCACGCCACCGTCCACGACGAGCGCATCGGCTACGTCGTCCCGCTGCTGGTCGAGGAGGACGGCTCCAGCCGCTTCACCGCCGAGCCCGTACGCACCGGTCCGCCCGCGGCACAGGCCATTGCCGTGGCCCCTGCGGCCGAGCGGCCCGCGCTGCCCGCCCCTCCGCCGAGCACCGATCCAGCGCCGACGCCGGGCGGGGCCGGGTCTCAGGCGCCGAGCGCCGAACCGCACCACGACAAGCCCACCCATGTCCTACGACCGCTGCCGGGCCCGGCGCAGGACGCCTCGCCCACCTACCGGCTGCGCGCCCTGCCCGAGCCGGTGCGGGACGCCGCACCCGGCACGGTCGCCCCGCCGCTCGGGGAGTTCGGGCCACCGCCGGTCATGGACGCACCCCTGAACCCGAAGCCGACGCCGACGCCGGGGCCGGAGGCAAGGCCGGAACCGGCCGACGCGCCGCCGCCGCAGCCCTCCACCCGCATCCCCGTCTCGGACCCGACGCCCTTGCCGGTCCCGACCCCGGCCGCCAAGACGGCCCCCGGCCCCGACCCGCACCCTCGCCCCCACCCGCACTCCCACGTCCATCCCGACCCCGCCTCGGACCCCGACCCCAAGCCGGCACCGCCCCGCGGCTTCGACGCGGTCGCCGAGGCCGTTCTCGGGGATCCGCAGGGCGGCGCCACCGCCGACGCCTCCCCGTTCGGCGTATCGATGGCGCGGATCAATGACGCCGTGGCGGCGGGACGCACGGCGGAGGCGGCGGAGCTCGCGGAGCGGACCGTGGCGGAGGCGTCGGCGGTGCTCGGGCCGCAGCACGCCGAGGTGCTGCGGATCCGCGAACTCGGTGCCTACATCGCCTACTTGGCGGGCGAACCGGAGCGCGCCTTCGCGCTCGCCCTGGACGTGGCGCGCAGGCATCACAGCGCGCGTGACGCGGAGGCGGCGTACGGCAGTCTGCACGGCGCGGCCACGGCCTGGCGCGCCGTGCGGGACCCGGCCCAGGGACTGCACATGGGCCGGGACCTGCTCGGGCTGTGGGACGAGCTTGCGGCCGAGGGCGGTCCGGCCGCCGACGACATCGAGGAGCTGGAGGCGGCCCGTGCCCGCATGGACCGCCTCGCCGCCCGGGCCGCCAAGTCGACCGAACCGCCCACCGGCTGA